One Paenibacillus riograndensis SBR5 DNA segment encodes these proteins:
- a CDS encoding GNAT family N-acetyltransferase — protein sequence MNYHLEQAGVQDLELAAPLFNDYRVFYGQQPDLAGAHQFLEARMDNKESALFIAVTGEGAYRQAGGFAQLYPSFSSVTMQRVWILNDLFVAAEQRGKGLGSLLLTGVREFARDTGAKGLELTTMTNNTGAQRLYEAHGYSREDEFFSYHLFF from the coding sequence ATGAACTATCATTTGGAACAAGCGGGGGTACAGGATCTGGAGCTGGCCGCTCCGCTATTTAATGATTACCGCGTCTTTTATGGGCAGCAGCCGGATTTGGCAGGAGCCCATCAATTCCTGGAAGCGAGAATGGACAATAAGGAATCGGCCCTGTTCATAGCGGTGACAGGGGAAGGAGCTTACAGGCAGGCAGGAGGCTTTGCGCAGCTGTATCCGTCCTTTTCATCCGTAACCATGCAGCGGGTATGGATTCTGAATGATCTGTTTGTCGCAGCGGAGCAGCGCGGGAAGGGATTAGGGTCATTGTTGCTAACGGGAGTGCGGGAATTTGCCCGCGATACAGGCGCCAAGGGTCTGGAACTAACCACGATGACCAATAATACCGGAGCGCAGCGTCTATATGAGGCGCATGGCTACAGCCGGGAGGATGAATTTTTTTCTTATCATTTGTTTTTTTGA
- a CDS encoding HAD family hydrolase codes for MDNSNGKLAIFFDLDDTLYDHLIPFREAVREVLKPDESHLNYADLFYKVRHHSDLLWPKYLRGELELEETRVRRLELAFAEYGLELSREQAAKVQAAYIGRQYSIEMIEGAAEQLQRFISLGHKVGIITNGPQDHQMSKLRGLGVDRLIPEEMIFISDAVGLAKPDPAIFAHVNRVTGTTAGQSLYVGDTWDNDVVGALEAGWKVCWYNPRGRQPGTAHKPSYIFASYREFSELPLI; via the coding sequence GTGGATAACAGCAATGGAAAGCTAGCCATATTTTTTGATCTGGATGATACGCTGTACGACCATCTGATTCCTTTCCGGGAAGCGGTGCGCGAGGTGCTGAAGCCGGATGAGAGCCATTTGAATTATGCGGATCTGTTCTACAAGGTAAGGCATCACAGTGATCTGCTCTGGCCGAAGTATTTGCGCGGGGAGCTTGAGCTTGAAGAAACGCGGGTACGGCGGCTGGAGCTGGCTTTTGCGGAATATGGTCTGGAGCTGAGCCGGGAGCAGGCGGCCAAGGTGCAGGCAGCATACATCGGCCGCCAGTACAGCATTGAGATGATCGAAGGGGCCGCTGAACAGCTTCAGCGTTTTATTTCCCTGGGACATAAGGTCGGGATCATTACGAATGGCCCCCAGGACCATCAGATGAGCAAGCTGCGCGGACTGGGCGTCGACAGGCTGATCCCTGAAGAGATGATTTTTATCTCGGATGCGGTGGGACTGGCCAAGCCGGACCCGGCAATCTTTGCCCATGTGAACCGGGTGACCGGGACAACGGCTGGACAGTCGCTCTACGTAGGGGATACATGGGATAATGATGTGGTCGGAGCGCTTGAGGCAGGCTGGAAGGTGTGCTGGTACAACCCACGGGGCAGACAGCCGGGAACAGCGCATAAGCCGAGCTATATCTTCGCCAGCTACCGTGAATTCAGTGAGCTTCCTTTAATTTAA
- a CDS encoding metallophosphoesterase family protein, with protein sequence MKVGVVSDTHLSSRAKGLPSVLMEEFSKVDMILHLGDWVSLEIYDLLAELAPVEGIAGNNDGAEIIRRFGERKIVTLEGVRIGMIHGHAPYSRKGTDGNALLAFEGEKVDCILFGHSHQPLLRQEGDILLFNPGSPTDKRREKQYSFGLMDIEEGKISARHIFYDSRG encoded by the coding sequence ATGAAGGTAGGAGTGGTATCGGATACGCATCTCTCAAGCAGGGCCAAGGGGCTGCCCTCCGTGCTTATGGAAGAATTCAGCAAGGTGGATATGATCCTGCATCTGGGCGATTGGGTATCGCTGGAAATCTATGATCTGCTGGCAGAGCTTGCCCCAGTAGAAGGGATTGCCGGCAACAACGACGGGGCCGAGATTATCCGGCGGTTTGGGGAACGCAAGATCGTTACGCTGGAAGGCGTGCGGATCGGAATGATTCATGGACATGCGCCTTACTCCCGCAAGGGAACCGACGGGAACGCGCTGCTCGCTTTTGAAGGCGAGAAGGTGGACTGCATCCTGTTTGGCCATTCCCACCAGCCGCTGCTTCGGCAGGAGGGGGATATTCTGCTGTTCAATCCCGGCTCACCTACGGATAAGCGGCGGGAGAAGCAGTATTCGTTCGGCCTCATGGATATTGAAGAGGGCAAAATCAGCGCGCGCCATATTTTCTACGATTCCAGGGGATAG
- a CDS encoding FAD:protein FMN transferase has protein sequence MLKNKKSTLLLVVFVIIIALSVTACGSSKDKNSSPEETAGGAKVSTDGGTKSLEQTFYIYDTVVNIKVFGDKAEQKNMDDIQQMLERMDKEFSRTKEDGELYAVNKAAGKEAVAVSDETLDIVKQSLKYAEEMDGLFDPTIGPLVDLWNIGSGGESVPPQAEIDKAKALTNYKDVIVDEAAKTVKLAKEGMVLDMGGIGKGYAADRIADYLKEQGLDSAMINLGGSSIIALGNKPNGSPWNIGLQDPDQSRGSQLGTIKISDEVIDASGVYERFFMQDGVRYHHILDPRTGFPSQNGLKSITIMSPNATDADALSTGVFLMGLEDGMKYLESLPEKVDAFFITDDNKIYATSDLKKRLQLTDPTYTFAN, from the coding sequence ATGCTCAAGAACAAAAAATCGACACTTCTCCTCGTCGTTTTCGTCATTATCATCGCTCTGTCTGTCACAGCCTGCGGCAGCAGCAAGGACAAGAACAGCAGTCCGGAAGAGACCGCCGGCGGCGCTAAGGTATCCACGGATGGCGGAACGAAGTCCCTGGAGCAGACGTTTTATATTTATGATACCGTTGTGAATATCAAGGTTTTCGGCGACAAGGCCGAGCAGAAAAATATGGATGACATCCAGCAGATGCTGGAGCGCATGGATAAAGAGTTCAGCCGCACCAAGGAAGACGGAGAGTTGTATGCGGTAAATAAGGCTGCCGGCAAGGAGGCCGTTGCAGTCTCCGATGAAACGCTGGATATTGTTAAGCAGTCGCTGAAATACGCCGAGGAAATGGACGGGCTGTTCGACCCGACAATCGGCCCGCTCGTGGATCTGTGGAATATCGGCAGCGGCGGAGAATCGGTTCCTCCTCAGGCGGAGATCGACAAGGCCAAGGCCTTGACCAATTATAAAGATGTTATTGTGGATGAGGCTGCGAAGACCGTCAAGCTGGCCAAAGAAGGCATGGTGCTGGATATGGGCGGGATCGGCAAAGGGTATGCAGCCGACCGCATTGCCGATTATTTGAAGGAGCAGGGGCTCGACAGCGCAATGATCAACCTTGGGGGCAGCAGCATTATTGCGCTTGGGAACAAGCCTAACGGCTCGCCCTGGAACATCGGCTTGCAGGACCCGGATCAAAGCCGCGGCAGCCAACTGGGAACCATCAAAATTTCGGATGAGGTTATAGACGCCTCCGGTGTATACGAACGTTTCTTCATGCAGGACGGTGTGCGTTATCACCACATTCTTGACCCGCGCACAGGTTTTCCATCCCAGAACGGGCTGAAAAGCATCACCATTATGAGCCCCAACGCAACTGATGCGGATGCCCTGTCTACCGGAGTGTTCCTTATGGGTCTGGAGGATGGCATGAAATATCTGGAATCGCTGCCGGAGAAGGTGGACGCCTTTTTTATCACGGACGACAACAAGATCTACGCAACCTCCGATTTGAAAAAAAGACTGCAGCTGACCGACCCGACATATACGTTCGCCAATTAA
- a CDS encoding TetR/AcrR family transcriptional regulator has protein sequence MSIDRKALILQAATKSFVQFGYKATTMDQVSKIANVGKGTIYTFFKTKEELFEEILDKASQELTSVMNRLAAEDNTFIQKLFNLLDSILEFRSDHELFVKLAQEVRDIGTVQALEGVKRMEEYALDFLRYQIEQAMERGEVKPCDASVAAFMIFRLYLALTTEWNKEHEPLDKNRIKEHMILFISNGILI, from the coding sequence ATGTCTATCGACCGCAAAGCATTAATTCTGCAGGCGGCGACCAAATCCTTTGTACAGTTTGGCTATAAAGCCACGACTATGGATCAAGTGTCCAAGATCGCAAATGTAGGCAAAGGCACGATTTATACTTTTTTCAAAACCAAGGAAGAATTATTCGAAGAAATTCTGGACAAGGCCTCCCAGGAGCTGACCTCGGTCATGAACCGTTTGGCGGCGGAGGACAACACTTTTATCCAGAAGCTGTTCAATCTGCTCGACTCCATTCTGGAATTCCGCTCCGATCATGAGCTGTTCGTCAAGCTGGCGCAGGAAGTGCGCGATATCGGGACTGTCCAGGCGCTTGAAGGAGTGAAGCGGATGGAGGAATATGCGCTGGATTTCCTGCGGTATCAGATTGAGCAGGCGATGGAGCGCGGGGAAGTGAAGCCCTGTGATGCCAGCGTGGCAGCGTTTATGATTTTCCGGCTATACCTGGCTTTGACTACTGAATGGAACAAGGAACATGAGCCCCTGGACAAAAACCGGATCAAGGAGCATATGATTCTGTTTATTTCAAATGGCATACTTATCTAG
- a CDS encoding YhgE/Pip domain-containing protein has protein sequence MKVITVFLKDMKILLTKPMLVLTLLGVAALPMLYSSFLVDASWDPYGNTGKLPVAVVNLDKGAVYEGKSMEVGKDFVDELKDNDDFKWNFVNAAEAEDGMAHNRYYMTITIPANFSENATTLTAEHPVQAEIVFEPNSDYNFVAGQIGNSAMSKLKAKLSTQITAAYTRSMFEQVDTISQGLGDAGEGATKLKDGAGKLQGGLATLKTNLNKLASGTTELQSGLKLLYNGAGSLKQGTGTLTQGTTGLAGGLSQLVKAEQQLQAGAVQSQKGAAQLNEGLLASKTGSSQLKEGLTASEAASSQLAAGADQVAKGLEQMMAATPGLQENEQFQQLLAASRQVAAGSQQLHTGQEQLLAGSTKLDSGQQQLAAGAKQLSDGGSQLATGLQTFGQKLNQASAGGSKLAAGAAALNKGAVQLGQGLTKLAGGVDGLSEGAVKLKDGAGELNDGAGKLASGSGELAEKLTDAAADTSSVKSGDDTVSMFAEPVKLTEKTDHKLDHYGLGIAPYFLSLALFVGALVFSTVFSLRDSNVPGASPMGRFLSRTLTFVMVSILQSLLADIVLLYGLKLEVQSVPLFFLFTLIVSFSFTMIVQALVTWLDNPGRFLAIVLMIFQLTSSAGTFPLEMLPGWMQKVNPWLPMTHSIVGYKAIIGSGDYALMREQIVYLLIYAVIFLALTFLYFARQNKRTAAPSKELAV, from the coding sequence ATGAAAGTTATTACTGTGTTTCTGAAGGATATGAAAATACTTTTGACCAAGCCTATGCTTGTGCTCACTTTACTGGGTGTAGCGGCGTTGCCGATGCTGTACAGCAGCTTTTTGGTGGATGCCTCCTGGGACCCGTACGGCAATACGGGCAAGCTCCCTGTTGCTGTTGTTAACCTGGATAAGGGAGCTGTCTATGAGGGCAAATCCATGGAAGTGGGAAAGGACTTCGTGGATGAGCTGAAGGATAACGACGATTTCAAGTGGAATTTCGTTAACGCGGCTGAAGCCGAGGACGGCATGGCCCATAACCGTTATTATATGACCATTACGATTCCCGCCAACTTTTCGGAAAATGCGACAACACTGACTGCGGAGCATCCGGTTCAGGCAGAGATTGTGTTCGAGCCGAACAGCGACTATAACTTTGTCGCCGGGCAAATCGGCAACAGTGCGATGAGCAAGCTGAAGGCCAAGCTGTCCACCCAGATAACAGCAGCCTATACTCGCAGTATGTTCGAGCAGGTGGACACGATCTCGCAAGGCCTTGGAGATGCAGGCGAAGGTGCAACTAAGCTTAAGGATGGAGCAGGCAAACTCCAGGGCGGGTTGGCCACGCTGAAGACCAACCTGAACAAGCTGGCCAGCGGCACAACCGAGCTGCAAAGCGGACTGAAGCTGCTGTATAACGGCGCGGGCAGTCTGAAGCAAGGCACAGGTACACTCACGCAGGGAACGACAGGCTTGGCCGGCGGATTAAGCCAGCTGGTCAAGGCTGAGCAACAGCTCCAGGCTGGTGCTGTGCAGTCGCAGAAAGGCGCTGCACAGCTGAACGAAGGGTTGCTGGCCTCGAAGACGGGCAGCAGCCAGCTGAAAGAGGGACTGACCGCGTCTGAAGCGGCCAGCAGCCAGCTTGCCGCCGGTGCGGATCAGGTGGCCAAGGGGCTGGAGCAGATGATGGCGGCAACGCCCGGCCTGCAGGAGAATGAGCAGTTCCAGCAGCTGCTGGCTGCAAGCCGGCAGGTTGCCGCAGGCAGCCAGCAGCTGCACACCGGACAGGAGCAGCTGCTGGCCGGCAGTACCAAGCTGGACTCGGGACAGCAGCAATTGGCTGCAGGCGCCAAGCAGCTAAGCGATGGCGGCTCCCAGCTGGCCACAGGGCTGCAGACCTTTGGCCAGAAGCTGAATCAGGCCAGCGCAGGCGGCAGCAAGCTGGCTGCCGGGGCTGCGGCGCTGAACAAGGGCGCCGTCCAGCTGGGGCAAGGGCTGACCAAGCTTGCGGGAGGCGTAGACGGCCTCTCTGAAGGAGCGGTCAAACTGAAGGATGGAGCGGGAGAACTGAATGACGGCGCCGGCAAGCTGGCCAGCGGCAGCGGTGAACTGGCGGAGAAGCTGACCGACGCCGCAGCGGATACCTCCAGCGTGAAATCCGGGGATGATACGGTGAGCATGTTCGCCGAGCCGGTGAAGCTCACAGAGAAGACGGATCATAAGCTGGATCACTATGGACTGGGAATCGCGCCGTATTTCTTGTCGCTTGCCCTGTTCGTGGGAGCGCTGGTGTTCAGTACTGTATTCTCACTGCGCGATTCGAATGTGCCGGGCGCTTCGCCGATGGGCCGATTTCTGAGCCGGACGCTCACCTTCGTGATGGTCAGCATTCTCCAGTCGCTTCTTGCCGATATTGTCCTGTTATACGGCCTGAAGCTGGAGGTACAGAGCGTACCACTCTTCTTCCTGTTCACGCTGATCGTCAGCTTCAGCTTCACGATGATTGTTCAGGCACTGGTTACGTGGCTGGATAATCCGGGACGCTTCCTGGCGATTGTACTGATGATCTTCCAGCTCACTTCAAGCGCCGGCACCTTCCCGCTGGAGATGCTGCCAGGCTGGATGCAGAAGGTTAATCCTTGGCTGCCCATGACGCACAGCATCGTCGGCTACAAGGCAATCATCGGCAGCGGAGACTACGCATTGATGAGAGAGCAAATCGTCTACTTGCTGATTTACGCTGTGATCTTCCTGGCGCTCACCTTCTTGTACTTTGCACGCCAGAACAAGCGCACTGCAGCGCCTTCTAAGGAGCTTGCGGTCTAA